In a genomic window of Deinococcus detaillensis:
- a CDS encoding metal ABC transporter permease, producing the protein MDLLEPFHYAFFLRGLLGVALVSVLCAMIGTWVVLRGLSYIGDAMSHAVLPGIVGAFLLRGNLLLGALAAAIITALGIGAVGRRSGLKQDSAIGIVFVGMFALGLVMLSRAPTYTNDLANFLIGNPLGVTASDLWSTLIATVVVGGVLTFIQKELLLVSFDPTEARAVGLPVGRMNNLLLILIGLVVVLTVQLVGTTLSVSLLITSSATARLRSRSLRGMMLAAAVIGALCGTLGLYLSYFLDTAPGPTIVLVNTLTFLLALPFRRKEGL; encoded by the coding sequence ATGGATCTTCTAGAACCCTTCCACTACGCTTTCTTTTTGCGCGGCCTGCTCGGCGTGGCGCTGGTCAGCGTGCTGTGCGCCATGATCGGCACTTGGGTGGTCTTGCGCGGGCTGTCGTATATCGGCGACGCCATGAGCCACGCGGTACTGCCGGGCATCGTGGGCGCGTTTTTGCTGCGGGGCAATTTGCTGCTCGGCGCACTCGCCGCCGCCATCATCACAGCGCTGGGTATCGGCGCGGTCGGGCGCAGAAGCGGCCTCAAACAAGACAGCGCCATCGGGATCGTGTTTGTGGGCATGTTCGCGCTGGGGTTGGTGATGCTCTCGCGTGCGCCGACGTACACCAACGACCTCGCCAACTTCCTGATCGGCAACCCGCTGGGCGTCACGGCCAGCGACTTGTGGAGCACCCTGATCGCCACCGTAGTGGTGGGCGGGGTGCTGACCTTCATTCAAAAAGAACTGCTGCTGGTCAGCTTCGACCCCACCGAAGCGCGGGCAGTGGGCCTGCCGGTGGGGAGAATGAATAATCTGTTACTGATTCTGATCGGTTTGGTGGTCGTCCTGACCGTGCAACTGGTCGGCACCACCTTGAGTGTCAGTTTGCTGATTACTTCATCGGCCACCGCCCGCCTGCGTTCGCGCAGTTTGCGCGGCATGATGCTGGCCGCCGCCGTCATTGGCGCACTCTGCGGAACGTTGGGCTTGTATCTGTCGTACTTTTTGGACACCGCGCCGGGGCCGACTATCGTTTTGGTCAATACCTTGACATTTTTGCTGGCCTTGCCATTTCGGAGGAAGGAAGGGTTGTAG
- a CDS encoding metal ABC transporter ATP-binding protein has protein sequence MNSGPLLIPQATRQQPQAPSPLVQVSHLTLSYGSQIALEDASLSIRAGEFTAIIGPNGAGKSSLLKALVGLAAPSSGTITFAPELGRPQTAVAYVPQQQTLDWGFPVTVWDTAMMGRTARLGWGRWPGRADRERVSEALQKAGVYDLKDRHIGALSGGQRQRVLLARMLTRDARLLLLDEPLTGVDAATQERIMALLRVQADEGRAVVMVTHDLEAAAAACDHLVLVNRRVVAQGKPEVVYTPQNVEATFSSSHLGHTHAHA, from the coding sequence ATGAACAGCGGCCCGCTTCTCATTCCGCAAGCCACAAGGCAGCAACCACAAGCGCCCTCCCCTCTCGTTCAGGTCAGTCACCTGACGCTCAGTTACGGCTCCCAAATCGCCCTCGAAGACGCCAGCCTGAGCATTCGGGCAGGCGAGTTCACCGCCATCATCGGGCCAAACGGAGCGGGCAAGAGCAGCCTGCTCAAGGCGCTGGTGGGCCTCGCCGCGCCGAGTTCCGGCACCATTACCTTTGCGCCGGAGTTGGGCCGCCCGCAAACTGCCGTCGCTTACGTGCCGCAGCAGCAAACGCTGGACTGGGGCTTTCCGGTGACGGTCTGGGACACCGCCATGATGGGCCGCACTGCTCGGCTGGGCTGGGGCCGCTGGCCGGGCCGCGCCGACCGCGAGCGGGTGAGTGAGGCCCTGCAAAAGGCGGGCGTTTACGACCTCAAAGACCGGCACATCGGAGCGCTGTCGGGCGGGCAACGCCAACGGGTTTTGCTGGCGAGAATGCTGACCCGCGACGCCCGTTTGCTGCTGCTCGACGAGCCGCTGACCGGCGTGGACGCCGCGACGCAGGAACGGATCATGGCGCTGCTGAGGGTACAGGCTGACGAAGGCCGCGCCGTGGTGATGGTCACGCACGATTTGGAGGCCGCTGCCGCTGCCTGCGACCACCTGGTGCTGGTCAACCGCCGGGTGGTGGCGCAGGGCAAGCCCGAAGTGGTTTACACTCCGCAGAATGTGGAAGCGACCTTCAGCAGCAGTCATCTGGGACACACCCATGCTCACGCCTAA
- a CDS encoding metal ABC transporter solute-binding protein, Zn/Mn family — protein MTSGLAVALLSGAQAAPLRVSASNTLVADWVGAIGGGRLSINTLIPANADPHEYQPSTRDIAALSSSKTLFVSGAGLEQWLPKLRGAASGVKVVELAKASGVKLRQADGGTDPHLWWNPANVEQFVKLIAATLTQLDPAGKAVYAKNLSAYQQQLAALDAYAKQQFSSLPAARRVLVTNHDSQGYLADRYGLKIVGNVIPGLSSERQPSAKELAGLVDGIRKSGAPAIFTENTVNPRLAQTISGETGVKIAPPLYTDALGPKGSAGDSYLKAFKQNVRVIVGALK, from the coding sequence TTGACTTCTGGTTTGGCGGTGGCGCTGCTCAGTGGCGCTCAGGCTGCGCCCCTGCGAGTCAGTGCCAGCAATACCTTAGTGGCTGATTGGGTGGGGGCCATCGGCGGCGGGCGGCTCAGCATCAACACCCTGATTCCGGCCAACGCCGACCCGCACGAGTATCAGCCCAGCACCCGCGACATCGCCGCGCTGAGCAGCAGTAAAACGTTGTTTGTCAGCGGAGCGGGCTTGGAACAGTGGCTGCCCAAACTGCGCGGCGCGGCCAGCGGAGTGAAGGTGGTCGAACTCGCCAAAGCCAGCGGCGTCAAGTTGCGGCAAGCGGACGGCGGCACTGACCCGCATCTGTGGTGGAATCCGGCGAACGTGGAGCAGTTCGTCAAATTGATCGCCGCCACGCTGACTCAGCTTGATCCGGCGGGCAAAGCCGTCTACGCCAAAAATCTGAGCGCTTACCAGCAGCAACTCGCCGCGCTGGACGCTTACGCCAAGCAGCAATTTTCCAGCTTGCCTGCCGCGAGACGCGTTCTGGTGACCAACCATGATTCACAGGGCTACCTCGCAGATCGGTACGGCCTCAAGATTGTCGGCAACGTGATTCCGGGCCTCAGCAGCGAGCGCCAGCCCAGTGCCAAGGAACTCGCCGGGCTGGTGGACGGCATCCGGAAGAGCGGCGCACCGGCCATTTTCACTGAAAACACCGTCAATCCGCGCCTGGCCCAGACTATCAGCGGGGAAACCGGAGTTAAAATCGCCCCGCCGCTGTATACCGACGCACTGGGGCCAAAAGGCAGCGCGGGCGACAGCTATTTGAAGGCGTTCAAGCAAAACGTCAGGGTGATTGTGGGGGCTTTGAAGTGA
- a CDS encoding Fur family transcriptional regulator, with amino-acid sequence MSAAPASSLRPRGTRQREVIGRLLQAAEGPLDVPELHRRALGELPKLGVATVYRTLKLLQEQGAAHMVTLDGENLYEASGRGHHHHFSCRACQRVFTLHTCPVALPAGTIYPGGFVVEAHEVTLYGVCPECAKNSL; translated from the coding sequence ATGAGTGCCGCGCCCGCTTCCTCCCTCCGCCCGCGTGGTACCCGTCAACGCGAGGTGATTGGCCGCTTGCTGCAGGCTGCTGAAGGCCCGCTGGACGTGCCGGAGCTGCACCGCCGTGCCCTGGGTGAACTGCCCAAACTCGGCGTCGCCACCGTGTACCGCACCCTTAAGCTGCTGCAAGAGCAGGGCGCGGCGCACATGGTCACGCTGGACGGCGAAAACCTGTATGAAGCCAGCGGGCGCGGCCACCACCACCACTTTTCATGCCGGGCCTGTCAGCGGGTCTTCACCCTGCACACCTGCCCCGTCGCCTTGCCCGCAGGCACGATCTACCCCGGCGGCTTCGTGGTGGAAGCGCATGAAGTGACGCTCTACGGCGTTTGCCCCGAGTGCGCCAAGAATAGCCTTTAG
- a CDS encoding MliC family protein, producing the protein MKRVLLAVLGLCSSWAVAGGGGQPPAPHASPRSVPVLIFNFKPGDEITNGPFLCADGQAVFAEALPDALRLTRRGEILTLPKLTKPNQYGKDGVSWVNTGPDSAELTLGRTQPVKCYAPQSGDVYAQSLNLGVAQPYRCAGGEELWVSPVQIQALKMGTLSMVVLSQSHSGQAPVTTLLPQVRSASGIKYQSSQWTWVTNGREGRLERQGKTAVQQCQAEIK; encoded by the coding sequence ATGAAGCGCGTACTTCTGGCCGTTTTGGGATTGTGTTCAAGCTGGGCGGTGGCCGGCGGAGGGGGGCAGCCGCCCGCACCTCACGCTTCCCCGCGCAGCGTGCCGGTCTTGATCTTCAACTTCAAGCCGGGTGACGAGATTACCAACGGCCCTTTTCTATGCGCGGACGGTCAGGCCGTTTTCGCAGAAGCCCTTCCCGACGCCCTGCGCCTGACCCGGCGCGGCGAAATCTTGACCTTGCCCAAACTCACCAAGCCCAACCAGTACGGCAAAGACGGCGTTTCGTGGGTCAACACTGGGCCGGACAGCGCCGAACTGACGCTGGGGCGCACGCAGCCGGTCAAGTGCTACGCGCCGCAATCGGGTGACGTCTATGCTCAGTCCCTCAATTTAGGTGTTGCCCAACCATACCGTTGTGCGGGGGGAGAAGAGCTATGGGTTTCTCCTGTCCAGATTCAGGCTCTCAAGATGGGCACGCTCAGCATGGTCGTGCTCAGCCAAAGTCACAGCGGTCAAGCGCCCGTGACCACCCTGCTGCCGCAGGTGCGCTCGGCCAGCGGGATCAAGTACCAGAGCAGTCAGTGGACGTGGGTGACCAACGGGCGAGAAGGCCGGCTGGAGCGGCAAGGCAAAACAGCCGTTCAGCAGTGCCAGGCCGAGATCAAGTGA
- the dnaG gene encoding DNA primase: MGTKEEVRERLSIAEVVGQYVSLTPAGKGRLKGLCPFHNEKTPSFQVDTEQGYYYCFGCKAGGDLFSFVQRTENLSFGDALRKLAEQAGVTVETRYGEKSSRDIYEVNAFALEYFRNSLSGVGLDYFHARGLTEETIAKFELGYAPDGWDGLLSLAKSRGLNERQLLEAGLLSENTQTGRVYDRFRGRVMFPIRDHLSRLVGFGGRVLGDEKPKYLNTPETEAFKKGELLYGLNFARSAAQNASPDGGGELIVVEGYMDVIALHQAGFETAAATLGTALTADHATLLARLDVQKLALMFDRDEAGLKATLSGLDQVVGSKLRVRATRVPSGKDPADAVMAGELHAIRQALASGLDEVHYRVEAAIQKYGVSTTEGKRRILMELLPRMQNLDPFDESAKEMRRLACDPLGLKPEALNDWIANKAKRKTLTDTHLAGMSSQHSGDHELALLRQILLAPALLAKLDGQTPWQNETVKKVMLAARGAKSSEEILEVFRGQPEEQLLIRLLFEGRDPRSHSRANAEQFEQKVGAYAAAAVDDIQSGLSIDSLRTEKDLLARQMASASPEEKRALLTQISELQRAIEAEKRVRRMQA; the protein is encoded by the coding sequence ATCGGAACCAAAGAAGAAGTCCGCGAGCGGCTGAGCATCGCCGAAGTGGTGGGTCAGTATGTCAGCCTCACCCCTGCCGGGAAGGGAAGATTGAAAGGCCTGTGCCCCTTTCACAATGAAAAGACCCCCAGCTTTCAAGTTGACACAGAGCAAGGCTACTATTACTGCTTTGGGTGTAAAGCGGGCGGCGACCTTTTTTCATTCGTGCAGCGTACTGAGAACCTGAGCTTTGGTGACGCGCTGCGCAAACTGGCCGAGCAAGCCGGCGTCACCGTCGAAACGCGCTACGGTGAGAAGTCCAGCCGCGATATTTATGAGGTCAACGCTTTTGCGCTCGAATACTTCCGCAACTCGCTGAGCGGAGTGGGCCTAGACTACTTTCACGCACGCGGTCTGACCGAAGAGACCATCGCCAAATTTGAACTCGGCTACGCCCCCGACGGCTGGGACGGCCTGCTGAGCCTTGCCAAGAGTCGCGGGCTGAATGAGCGCCAATTGCTGGAAGCGGGCCTGCTGTCGGAAAATACCCAGACTGGACGGGTTTATGACCGCTTCCGGGGGCGGGTAATGTTTCCGATCCGCGACCACCTCAGCCGCTTGGTGGGCTTTGGCGGGCGGGTGCTGGGCGACGAAAAGCCCAAGTACCTCAACACGCCGGAAACCGAAGCCTTCAAAAAAGGTGAACTGCTCTACGGCCTCAACTTTGCCCGCAGCGCCGCTCAGAATGCCAGCCCGGACGGCGGCGGCGAACTGATCGTGGTGGAAGGCTACATGGACGTGATTGCGCTGCACCAAGCTGGATTCGAAACGGCGGCAGCGACGCTGGGCACGGCACTCACGGCAGACCACGCCACCTTGCTGGCCCGACTCGACGTTCAAAAGCTGGCCTTGATGTTTGACCGCGACGAAGCGGGACTCAAAGCCACGTTGTCGGGCCTCGATCAGGTGGTGGGCAGCAAGCTGAGGGTGCGGGCCACCCGCGTACCCAGCGGCAAAGACCCCGCAGACGCGGTGATGGCCGGAGAGCTGCACGCCATCCGGCAGGCGCTGGCCAGCGGCCTGGACGAAGTGCATTACCGGGTGGAAGCGGCCATTCAGAAGTACGGCGTGAGCACCACCGAGGGCAAACGCCGAATTTTGATGGAACTCTTGCCGAGAATGCAAAACCTCGATCCGTTCGATGAAAGTGCCAAGGAGATGCGGCGGCTGGCCTGTGACCCGCTGGGCCTCAAGCCTGAAGCCCTGAACGACTGGATTGCCAACAAAGCTAAGCGCAAAACCCTGACTGACACCCACTTGGCGGGCATGTCCAGCCAGCATAGCGGCGATCACGAGTTGGCCTTGCTGCGCCAGATTCTGCTGGCCCCGGCGCTGCTCGCCAAGCTGGACGGGCAGACGCCCTGGCAAAACGAAACCGTCAAAAAAGTCATGCTGGCCGCACGGGGAGCCAAGAGCAGCGAGGAGATTCTGGAAGTCTTCAGGGGCCAGCCCGAGGAGCAGTTGCTGATTCGTCTGCTGTTTGAAGGCCGCGATCCACGCTCACACAGCCGCGCCAACGCCGAGCAGTTTGAGCAAAAAGTGGGCGCGTACGCCGCCGCCGCCGTGGACGATATTCAGTCGGGCCTGAGCATCGACTCGCTGCGAACCGAAAAAGACTTGCTGGCGCGGCAAATGGCGAGCGCTTCCCCTGAAGAAAAGCGGGCGCTGCTGACTCAGATTTCAGAATTGCAGCGGGCCATCGAAGCGGAAAAACGGGTGCGGCGGATGCAGGCCTGA
- a CDS encoding DMT family transporter, which translates to MNPALLGLLSALSYGVGDFLAGVASRYNSPFRVAALTHPPAALILLTLAVLLRQPLPPSADLWWGAAAGVVGLGAVLAFYKALALGPMGAVSVGAGALSAAVPVAVGVAGGELLGIWGWAGALCVLLGTALLSFTPQTGSKASSGVLLGLLAGVGFGFYFVMLGQAHDSAGALWTLSAARVASSLVIVPLTALTVGLRPQKLGLLLASAPGDTLGNVFYLLAVQGGGLAIGALLTSLYPAFTTLLAVAVLKEKLRPAQWGGVALALTGAALLTSG; encoded by the coding sequence ATGAATCCTGCTCTCCTCGGCCTCCTCTCCGCGCTCAGCTACGGCGTGGGCGATTTCTTGGCGGGCGTCGCCAGCCGCTACAATTCGCCGTTTCGGGTCGCCGCGCTCACCCACCCCCCAGCGGCGCTGATCTTGCTGACTTTGGCTGTGCTGCTGCGCCAACCGCTGCCGCCCTCAGCAGACTTGTGGTGGGGAGCGGCAGCGGGCGTGGTGGGCCTGGGAGCGGTACTGGCGTTTTACAAAGCGCTGGCGCTGGGGCCAATGGGCGCGGTGTCGGTGGGCGCGGGCGCACTCTCGGCGGCGGTGCCGGTGGCGGTGGGCGTCGCGGGCGGCGAACTGCTGGGCATCTGGGGCTGGGCAGGAGCGCTGTGCGTGCTGCTCGGCACCGCGCTGCTGAGTTTTACACCGCAAACCGGGAGCAAGGCAAGCAGCGGCGTGCTGCTAGGCTTACTGGCTGGGGTGGGCTTCGGCTTTTACTTTGTCATGCTCGGCCAAGCCCACGACTCGGCAGGCGCTCTTTGGACGCTGAGCGCCGCCCGCGTGGCCAGCAGTCTGGTGATCGTGCCGCTGACCGCCCTCACCGTGGGCCTGCGTCCCCAAAAACTCGGCCTGCTGCTGGCTTCAGCTCCCGGCGACACGCTCGGCAACGTGTTTTATCTGCTGGCGGTGCAGGGGGGCGGGCTGGCGATTGGTGCGCTGCTGACCAGTTTGTATCCGGCGTTTACCACCTTGCTGGCCGTCGCGGTGCTCAAAGAAAAACTGCGGCCCGCCCAGTGGGGCGGCGTGGCACTCGCGCTGACCGGCGCGGCGCTGCTGACGAGTGGTTAA
- a CDS encoding histidine phosphatase family protein has product MSQLLLIRHGQATPFEADTDRLSELGERQARQIGKALHAEHLGVTHLIHGPLVRQRRTALLAAEGINWPTPQEDARLAEYDGDGLLRWLAPLLAERDAEFAERVQKFDREKTGPQRNKYLQAVFEPLTGAYLRGELLHEEVETWADFGARVQSAMHDVLRLPGATVLVFTSGGVIGSVVAGVLKAPPETALALNWRIKNGSITRLTYGGGRVSLDSFNETAHLGELQSWR; this is encoded by the coding sequence ATGAGCCAACTGCTGCTGATCCGTCACGGGCAGGCCACCCCCTTTGAGGCCGACACTGACCGCTTAAGCGAGTTGGGCGAGCGGCAGGCCCGCCAGATCGGCAAGGCGCTGCATGCCGAACACCTCGGCGTTACCCACCTGATCCACGGCCCGTTGGTCAGACAACGCCGCACAGCGCTGTTAGCCGCTGAAGGCATAAATTGGCCGACGCCCCAAGAAGACGCTCGACTGGCCGAGTACGACGGCGACGGTCTGCTGCGCTGGCTCGCGCCGCTGCTGGCTGAGCGTGACGCCGAGTTCGCGGAGCGCGTCCAGAAGTTTGATCGGGAAAAGACTGGCCCGCAGCGCAACAAGTACCTGCAAGCCGTGTTTGAGCCGCTGACGGGCGCTTACTTGCGCGGCGAGCTCCTCCATGAAGAAGTGGAAACCTGGGCCGACTTTGGGGCGCGGGTTCAGTCGGCCATGCACGATGTGCTGCGGCTCCCAGGCGCAACGGTGCTGGTGTTTACCTCCGGCGGCGTGATCGGCAGTGTGGTGGCTGGCGTGCTCAAGGCCCCACCTGAAACGGCGCTGGCTCTCAACTGGCGCATCAAAAACGGCTCGATCACCCGCTTGACTTACGGCGGTGGGCGGGTCAGTTTAGACAGTTTCAACGAAACGGCGCATCTGGGCGAGTTACAGAGTTGGCGGTAA
- a CDS encoding NADPH:quinone oxidoreductase family protein — protein sequence MQAFQCTHLGPPDELELSTLPDPTPAGGEVIIEVHAAPLNFPDVLMIEGKYQMRPELPFTPGAEVAGIVTAVGEGVTHLKVGDRVASFVQLGGFAQQVVAPANATFPLPEGVDFAEGAALPLAYGTSAHALLDRAELKAGQTLLVLGAAGGVGLAAVQIGKALGARVIAAASTDEKLALCRQNGADDTINYSTQDLRSALKELTGGKGPDVIYDPVGGKLAEPAFRSIAWGGKYLVVGFAEGEIPALPLNLALLKGASIVGVFWGEFAKRGPKKNLANLRQLLTWMGEGKVKPYISARYALADVPQALKDMAGRKVTGKAVIEPQR from the coding sequence ATGCAAGCCTTCCAATGTACCCACCTCGGCCCACCCGACGAACTTGAACTGAGTACCTTGCCCGACCCCACGCCCGCTGGGGGTGAGGTCATCATCGAAGTCCACGCCGCGCCGCTCAACTTCCCTGATGTGCTGATGATTGAAGGCAAATACCAGATGCGCCCTGAATTGCCTTTCACCCCCGGCGCGGAAGTGGCCGGAATCGTTACGGCGGTGGGGGAGGGCGTGACGCACCTCAAGGTCGGTGACCGGGTGGCCTCGTTCGTGCAGCTCGGCGGCTTTGCCCAGCAGGTCGTAGCGCCCGCCAACGCCACCTTTCCGCTGCCCGAAGGGGTGGATTTTGCTGAAGGTGCGGCGCTGCCACTGGCTTACGGTACCTCGGCCCACGCGCTGCTCGACCGCGCTGAACTCAAAGCGGGTCAGACCCTGCTGGTGCTGGGCGCGGCGGGCGGAGTGGGCCTCGCGGCGGTGCAAATTGGCAAGGCACTCGGAGCGCGGGTCATCGCGGCGGCTTCTACCGACGAAAAGCTAGCGCTGTGCCGCCAAAACGGGGCCGACGACACGATCAACTATTCCACGCAGGATTTGCGTTCGGCTCTCAAGGAACTGACCGGCGGCAAAGGCCCAGACGTGATTTACGACCCCGTGGGCGGCAAACTGGCCGAGCCAGCCTTCCGGTCTATCGCTTGGGGCGGCAAATACCTGGTGGTGGGCTTTGCCGAGGGTGAGATTCCGGCCCTGCCGCTCAACTTGGCGCTGCTCAAAGGCGCGTCCATCGTGGGCGTGTTCTGGGGCGAATTTGCCAAGCGCGGCCCCAAAAAGAACCTCGCCAATCTGCGCCAACTGCTGACGTGGATGGGCGAGGGCAAAGTCAAGCCGTATATCTCGGCCCGCTACGCGCTGGCAGATGTGCCGCAGGCACTCAAGGACATGGCGGGGCGCAAAGTGACGGGCAAAGCGGTGATTGAGCCGCAGCGGTGA
- the serS gene encoding serine--tRNA ligase, with the protein MLDLKFIRDNPGLVKHAIQVKRIGLDLDELLQVDRELLELKQRVEALQAERNANAKAVPKVPKEEKPALIEKGKALGEELKELEPALRAHEDALKQLLLRVPNIPLDGVPEGADDSDNVELRREGELPTFDFTPLDHVALLDKHHWADAERVARVSGSRSYLLKGEAALLEQAILTFALTYLADRDFTPLSTTALVRPETLVATGHFPGGEDQVYKIEGLDLMLAGTAEVPVNSLYAGEILPGEDLPIRFAAISAAFRSEAGSAGRDVRGLIRVHEFRKVEQYVICRADQEEALKWFDTLLANAEGILRALELPYRVVQNCTGDMGAGKALMYDIEAWVPSEQLYRETHSCSYLGDWQARRTGLRYKGEGGKPHFAHTLNNTGIAVPRVLVPFLENHQQADGRIRIPAALQPFMGGKAFIG; encoded by the coding sequence ATGCTTGATCTCAAATTTATACGTGACAACCCCGGCCTTGTTAAGCACGCCATTCAAGTCAAACGAATCGGCCTTGATCTGGATGAGTTGCTGCAAGTTGACCGCGAACTCCTCGAACTCAAGCAGCGAGTCGAAGCCTTGCAAGCCGAGCGCAACGCCAATGCCAAAGCGGTGCCAAAAGTTCCCAAAGAAGAAAAACCCGCACTGATTGAAAAAGGCAAAGCGCTAGGCGAGGAACTCAAAGAACTCGAACCCGCTCTGCGTGCCCACGAAGACGCCCTCAAGCAGTTGCTCCTGCGGGTGCCGAATATCCCGCTGGACGGCGTGCCGGAAGGTGCAGACGACTCGGACAATGTGGAACTGCGCCGCGAAGGCGAGCTGCCCACTTTCGACTTCACCCCGCTTGACCACGTGGCTTTGCTCGACAAGCACCACTGGGCCGACGCCGAGCGGGTGGCCCGCGTCTCGGGCAGCCGCAGCTATTTGCTCAAGGGTGAAGCGGCGCTCTTGGAGCAAGCCATTTTGACGTTCGCGCTGACCTATTTGGCAGATAGGGACTTTACGCCGCTGTCCACCACCGCGCTGGTGCGGCCTGAAACCTTGGTGGCGACCGGGCATTTTCCGGGCGGCGAAGATCAAGTCTACAAAATCGAGGGGCTGGATTTGATGCTGGCCGGAACCGCTGAAGTGCCGGTCAACAGCCTCTATGCTGGCGAGATTTTGCCGGGAGAAGACTTGCCGATCCGCTTTGCCGCCATTTCCGCCGCCTTCAGGAGCGAAGCGGGTTCGGCAGGGCGCGATGTGCGCGGACTGATTCGGGTTCACGAGTTCCGCAAAGTGGAGCAGTACGTGATTTGCAGGGCCGATCAGGAAGAAGCCTTGAAGTGGTTTGACACTTTGCTGGCCAACGCCGAGGGCATTTTGCGGGCGCTGGAATTGCCTTACCGCGTCGTTCAGAACTGTACCGGCGACATGGGCGCGGGCAAGGCGCTGATGTACGACATCGAAGCGTGGGTGCCGTCTGAGCAGCTTTACCGCGAAACGCATTCGTGCAGCTACCTCGGTGACTGGCAGGCCCGCCGCACCGGTCTGCGCTACAAGGGTGAGGGCGGCAAACCGCACTTTGCCCACACGCTGAACAACACCGGAATCGCCGTGCCGCGTGTGCTGGTGCCGTTTTTGGAGAACCACCAGCAGGCCGATGGACGCATTCGGATTCCGGCGGCCTTGCAGCCGTTTATGGGTGGGAAGGCATTTATCGGGTGA
- the gatC gene encoding Asp-tRNA(Asn)/Glu-tRNA(Gln) amidotransferase subunit GatC, which translates to MIDAAELSHLMNLARLELGADEAEQMRGELSAILGYFEQLQAVNTDGVEEMQRPVALVNVMRDDVPAELLPHSALERLAPAMQDGFVKVPRTVDTE; encoded by the coding sequence ATGATTGACGCTGCCGAACTCAGCCACCTGATGAACCTTGCCCGCTTGGAGCTGGGCGCGGACGAAGCCGAACAGATGCGCGGCGAACTGAGCGCCATTTTGGGCTACTTCGAGCAGCTTCAGGCGGTCAACACCGACGGCGTAGAGGAAATGCAGCGCCCGGTGGCCCTCGTAAACGTGATGCGCGACGACGTGCCCGCTGAACTGCTGCCACACTCGGCCCTAGAGCGTTTAGCTCCCGCAATGCAGGATGGCTTCGTAAAAGTGCCGCGCACGGTGGATACGGAATAA